Part of the Candidatus Methylomirabilota bacterium genome, GGCCATACCGCCGAAGACGTCGTGGCAGTTCAGGGAGCCGTGGATGGTCGTGGCCAGGGCGTCGCCGCCATACCGGTTGAGCGTGTGGATGTCCGCCCCTCGCTCGACCAGGAGCCTGGCCGCCTCCGCGCCGCCCCGCCAGCAGGCCCAGTCCAGCGGTGCCGTCTCGTCGAGCCCGCCGAGCGCGTTCGGGTCGGCGCCCAGGTCGAGCAGCCGTCGAACCGTCTCCACATCGTTCCGCCCGGCCGCGTAACACAGCAAATCGGGATCGACGCGGGCTGGCGTTCGGTCGTCCGCGGTAACACCACCCTCGTCACCGGCGGATTCACGCAGCAGGGTCACCACGTCCTCGCGGCCGTGACGCACGGCCGAGCGGAGCGGGGTCAATCCCAGATCATCCCTCGCGTTCGGGTCGCCTCCCGCCTCCACGAGCTGCCGGACGATGGCGAGGCTGCGGCCGTACACCACGGCCCGGTGCAGGTGCGTGCGGTCGTGCATCCAGGGAACGCGGAAGTTCGGATCGGCGCCGTGTCGAAGGTACAGCTGTACGCCGACCGGATTCTCGAAGTCGAGCATCCGGGCGAGGCAGTACGAGACCCGCTTCGGATGCGGAGGCGGGCTGGCCTCCAGGAGCAGGCGGAGGCAAGTGACGTCGCCGAACTCCGAGGCGTGATAGAGCGCCTCGAGACCAAACGCCCCCGCCCGAACCTCGCCAACCGGATCACCCTGGAGCTCGTTGACGTCGGCGCCGGCGGCAAGGAGCATCCGCGTGAGCTCGGGATTGTTGGCGATCCCGGCCGCGCCGTAGAGGGCGGACTGGACCCACATCTCGCCCTC contains:
- a CDS encoding ankyrin repeat domain-containing protein, which codes for MPSRPIPPRPSLEFDRKQARALLDALGQGDAAAVQRFRAHHPRFRAGDVARAAALHDAQLVIAREYGFASWPRWKQFVEARQLDTRERAAELVRAACRGDMRKASTLLGAEPALERFDLYTACVCGAAEHVARLLERDPSLARGKGGPLDREPILYACFSRFLRSDVRRAEGVVRVVRLLLDHGADANAHVTVTEEGEMWVQSALYGAAGIANNPELTRMLLAAGADVNELQGDPVGEVRAGAFGLEALYHASEFGDVTCLRLLLEASPPPHPKRVSYCLARMLDFENPVGVQLYLRHGADPNFRVPWMHDRTHLHRAVVYGRSLAIVRQLVEAGGDPNARDDLGLTPLRSAVRHGREDVVTLLRESAGDEGGVTADDRTPARVDPDLLCYAAGRNDVETVRRLLDLGADPNALGGLDETAPLDWACWRGGAEAARLLVERGADIHTLNRYGGDALATTIHGSLNCHDVFGGMAMKLPEEITHGDYPAIAQMLIAAGARLPDHVGGSDAVQDVLRRAGVPDGE